The DNA segment AAGGTCAAATTTAATATCTTTTCGTTCGTTTGATTTAGCGCATCGGCAAAGCTCTTTATCTGCTCATCGTTGATATATCGCATGGTCTTGCGCGTCGCGTTGGCTAGGCGCTCGTAGTCCTCGCTATTTTCCCAGAGCTCGACGACGGTGTTGTTTTCGATGCGCTCTTTTAGTTCCAGCGTCTCTTTTAGCTCGTTTTGTTCGACTAGCTGCGTTCCCATTGCGCCTCCTTAGTTGATAGTTCCTATTTTGTCGCCGTATTTTAGCTTTTGCTCGGCTGTTAGATCAAATTTGACCGCGCCCTGCTCGCTAAGGATGAGGATCGTCGAGCCCAGCTCAAACATCCCCAGCTGCTCGCCCTTTTTCGCGCTTAAATTTTCGTATTCATAAAGCGCGACGTTACCGGCGCAGGCGTTAGTCTGTATGCGCGCGTCAAAATCAAATTTCATCTTGCCCACGTTTAGCGCGCCGACAAAGACCAGCCACATCTTTTTGCCGCTTGCAAGCTTGCATTTTAGCACCACGCGCTCGTTTTTGGCGTATAGATTCGGCACCTTTAGCAGCGCGCTAACGGCCACGCTATATAGCTCGCCCGGCACGTAGAGCGCGGATAAAATCCTCATATCGCAAGGCGCGTGGTAGCGGTGATAGTCGCGCGGGCTTAGGTAGATATTTACGTACTCTAGCTCAGCGTCTCGCTCACTGCGGTCCATACTATCGCCCAGAAGCTCTGCTATACCGTACTCGTGGCCCTTGACGCTGATCGCCTTTAGCTCCTTGCTAACTCCGAGCTCCAGGCACGTGCCGTCGCTAGGACTGATGAAGGCCTGCGGCGAAACGTCGAAATTTCGCGGACGCTGTAGCTCGCGGGTAAAAAGCGCCGTGAGGCTCTCGTATTCCTTTGGCTGCTTAAACTCGCTCATGTCGATTTTAAAGCCGCTTACGTATTTTTCATTGATAAAGGTTTGCACAAATCTCGGAAATTTAACCGCCGCCACAAACCCAAATATCCTAGAAATAAGTCCCCTCATACAACTCCTTTTAGTCTTAATAACGAAATCTCGCTAGGCGCCATCACGCGCACCGGCGGCCCCCAAAATCCGGCTCCGCGACTAACGTAAATTTGCGTTTTTTTGTTCGCGCGGTATAGCCCGGCGACGTATTTTTGATCCAGCCTTACCAGCAGCGAAAACGGAAAAATCTGCCCGCCGTGCGTGTGTCCGCTCACGACCAGATCCACGGGCGCGCTTTCGTCCATGTACTTTAAAAATTTAGGCTGATGAGCGAGCAAAACGGTAGGCAAATTTACGTCGCGACCGTCCAGAGCCGCGACCAGATCAGGCTCGTACGCTTTAAACCTTAAACCGATGATATCATAAACGCCGGCTAAATTTACTCCGCCCACTCGCGCGTTTTCATTGCCTAAAATTTTAAAATTCGTCGTCTCGCGGATAACTTTCATCGTGCCGTCTATGCCGTTATAGTACTCGTGGTTGCCCGGCACGTAAAAGGTGCCGTATTTGCTCTTTAGCTCATTAAATGGCGCGATAAACTCGGCCAAACGATGCGGCTTCACGTCGGCGATATCGCCCACAATCGCGACTGCGTCGGCGTCCAGCTCGTTTACGCGTCTAGTTA comes from the Campylobacter rectus genome and includes:
- a CDS encoding metallophosphoesterase — its product is MNYVSYRGLFADAALRPLAAYKRALGLFFLTLAIGGVALAFSLRFNFLGPSLRIACSLMLALTFIIFSFVLFTNVVAFAARPVTKRAFSESRRKFLRLYLDVTILILAFSYFFRGIFNAVKLPEVKAQDIELKGLKDELKIAVLTDIHLGDFLGADFARAVTRRVNELDADAVAIVGDIADVKPHRLAEFIAPFNELKSKYGTFYVPGNHEYYNGIDGTMKVIRETTNFKILGNENARVGGVNLAGVYDIIGLRFKAYEPDLVAALDGRDVNLPTVLLAHQPKFLKYMDESAPVDLVVSGHTHGGQIFPFSLLVRLDQKYVAGLYRANKKTQIYVSRGAGFWGPPVRVMAPSEISLLRLKGVV
- a CDS encoding phosphatidylserine decarboxylase, whose protein sequence is MRGLISRIFGFVAAVKFPRFVQTFINEKYVSGFKIDMSEFKQPKEYESLTALFTRELQRPRNFDVSPQAFISPSDGTCLELGVSKELKAISVKGHEYGIAELLGDSMDRSERDAELEYVNIYLSPRDYHRYHAPCDMRILSALYVPGELYSVAVSALLKVPNLYAKNERVVLKCKLASGKKMWLVFVGALNVGKMKFDFDARIQTNACAGNVALYEYENLSAKKGEQLGMFELGSTILILSEQGAVKFDLTAEQKLKYGDKIGTIN